A section of the Desulfotignum phosphitoxidans DSM 13687 genome encodes:
- the aroL gene encoding shikimate kinase AroL produces the protein MMPCNLILIGYRCGGKTSVGKLLADLLSYDFVDTDICIESNCRSSIDVLVADRGWAYFRQKETQVLEQVLQGNNQVIATGGGMVLAPENRELIKTHGFVIWLAADVTTIVQRLETDPQTQATRPRFTSRSLKDETRDTLAQRIPFYKKLADMTVDTTVHPPQHIAEIIKRRLDHVRI, from the coding sequence ATGATGCCCTGTAATCTGATTCTCATCGGATATCGCTGCGGCGGAAAAACAAGCGTGGGAAAGTTGTTGGCGGATCTGCTGAGTTATGATTTTGTGGATACGGATATCTGCATTGAGTCCAACTGCCGGTCAAGTATCGATGTTCTGGTGGCAGACAGAGGATGGGCTTATTTCAGGCAAAAAGAAACCCAAGTTTTAGAACAGGTCCTGCAAGGAAACAACCAGGTCATTGCCACGGGCGGGGGCATGGTGCTGGCACCGGAGAACCGGGAATTGATAAAAACCCACGGATTTGTGATATGGCTTGCCGCAGATGTGACCACCATTGTCCAGCGTCTGGAAACAGACCCCCAGACACAGGCCACCCGGCCCCGGTTCACATCCCGGTCTTTGAAGGATGAAACCAGAGATACCCTGGCCCAACGAATCCCATTCTATAAAAAGTTGGCGGACATGACCGTGGACACCACGGTTCATCCCCCGCAGCACATTGCAGAAATCATCAAAAGGAGACTTGATCATGTCCGGATCTAG
- the aroC gene encoding chorismate synthase: MSGSSFGKAFHITTFGESHGPGIGVVIQGCPPGLRLDESMIQADLDKRRPGQGVGGTRRKEPDHPVILSGVFQGRTTGTPLTVFIQNKDAKSSAYSDIANLYRPGHGDFTYQKKYGIRDYRGGGRASARETAARVAAGAVARKILDRHGVKIDSFTRAIGGIAMQQFDADAIEKNELRCPDMAAARAMAAHIASVKKQGDSLGGVVEIRAVHVPAGIGDPVFDKLDADIAKAMMGIGAVKAVEIGSGINAPGMTGSENNDSMDETGFLSNHSGGILAGISTGEPIIVRVHVKPIPSIRLDQKTLDQDGRPAVISTRGRHDICAVPRINMVCESMLALVLTDHVLRQKTLL; the protein is encoded by the coding sequence ATGTCCGGATCTAGCTTTGGCAAAGCATTTCACATCACCACTTTCGGTGAATCCCATGGTCCGGGTATCGGGGTGGTGATCCAGGGATGCCCGCCGGGACTGCGTCTGGATGAATCCATGATTCAGGCGGATTTGGATAAACGCAGACCCGGGCAGGGGGTCGGCGGCACCCGGCGCAAAGAACCGGACCATCCAGTGATCCTGTCCGGCGTGTTTCAAGGCCGGACCACAGGCACGCCCTTGACTGTTTTCATTCAGAACAAGGATGCCAAATCCAGTGCTTATTCAGATATTGCAAATCTGTACCGGCCCGGACACGGGGATTTTACCTACCAGAAAAAATACGGCATTCGGGATTACCGGGGCGGGGGCCGGGCATCGGCCCGGGAAACCGCAGCCCGGGTGGCGGCCGGAGCTGTGGCCCGAAAAATTCTGGACCGGCACGGGGTGAAAATCGACAGTTTTACCCGGGCGATCGGCGGCATTGCCATGCAGCAATTTGATGCCGATGCCATTGAAAAAAATGAACTGCGGTGTCCGGATATGGCAGCGGCCCGGGCCATGGCCGCGCACATTGCATCAGTGAAAAAACAGGGGGATTCCCTGGGCGGTGTGGTGGAAATCCGGGCGGTGCATGTGCCGGCCGGCATCGGTGATCCGGTGTTTGACAAACTGGATGCCGACATTGCCAAAGCCATGATGGGCATCGGTGCCGTCAAAGCGGTGGAAATCGGTTCCGGTATCAACGCGCCCGGCATGACCGGTTCTGAAAACAATGATTCCATGGATGAGACCGGGTTTCTGTCCAATCACAGCGGGGGAATTCTGGCAGGCATTTCCACCGGAGAACCCATCATTGTCCGGGTGCATGTCAAACCGATTCCCTCCATCCGGCTGGATCAGAAAACCCTGGACCAGGATGGACGTCCCGCTGTCATCTCCACCCGGGGCCGGCATGACATCTGTGCTGTTCCCCGAATCAACATGGTCTGTGAGTCCATGCTCGCGCTGGTACTCACAGACCATGTGCTGCGTCAAAAAACGCTGTTATGA
- a CDS encoding TolC family protein: MKIHGLIVFVCLAMAVYKPVSAGETAHYTLNDLCRAANENAEQIKIAEQDVMIARQEKQRARSVLIPRATAFGSYTRYKDTDVFSPNTASAGIRLNQSFTLNGRELIAYDVAKKGIETNAYTLEALRSSYLLEVALAYFDALEAKRMLEIAQADVERLQTHKQAVEEKLRVGSVTRTDLFRAEAELSRAKSDRETAQNSVVQTRAYIVRITGIDTKFSISETDIQARDPIEPSLAQIQSQALANRFEIKSAQKNLEITDQTIQYEKGEYWPQLNLETGYRKSDVSYGSSIIGMNTGSSNEEAYALAELQFTLFDGGLRRAQIRQAEAKRNQADQMLNQARNDIILESRVAFSEYETAQKTLINLADELTSARENYQAVQMQYQYGMADIVDMMDANTLLVQSERRISNARYALYQTMYRLFYTQGKLPAHVLE; the protein is encoded by the coding sequence ATGAAAATACACGGGTTGATCGTGTTTGTCTGCCTGGCAATGGCTGTTTATAAGCCTGTGTCTGCCGGAGAAACAGCGCATTATACGTTAAATGATCTATGCCGGGCCGCCAATGAGAATGCGGAACAAATCAAAATTGCTGAACAGGATGTGATGATCGCCCGTCAGGAAAAACAGCGGGCCAGATCGGTTTTGATTCCCCGGGCCACTGCATTCGGCAGCTATACCCGGTACAAGGATACCGACGTGTTTTCTCCGAACACGGCATCGGCCGGTATCCGGCTTAACCAGTCCTTTACGCTGAACGGCAGGGAACTGATTGCCTATGACGTGGCCAAAAAAGGCATTGAAACCAATGCCTATACCCTGGAGGCCCTTCGGTCATCTTATCTGCTTGAAGTGGCTTTGGCGTATTTTGACGCGCTGGAGGCCAAACGCATGCTGGAAATCGCCCAGGCGGATGTTGAGCGGTTACAGACCCACAAACAGGCGGTTGAAGAAAAACTGCGGGTCGGCAGTGTTACCAGAACGGATCTTTTCCGGGCGGAAGCGGAATTGTCCCGGGCAAAATCAGACCGGGAGACAGCACAAAACAGTGTGGTTCAAACCAGGGCGTATATTGTCCGGATCACTGGGATTGACACAAAATTTTCCATTTCCGAAACCGATATCCAGGCCAGAGACCCAATCGAACCGTCTCTTGCGCAGATCCAGTCCCAGGCGCTGGCAAACCGGTTTGAGATCAAGTCTGCTCAGAAAAACCTGGAAATCACCGACCAGACCATCCAATATGAAAAAGGAGAATACTGGCCTCAACTGAATTTGGAAACCGGATACCGCAAATCAGATGTTTCCTATGGCAGTTCCATTATTGGCATGAACACAGGCTCCAGTAATGAAGAAGCCTATGCCCTGGCGGAACTTCAATTCACCTTGTTTGACGGCGGGTTGAGAAGGGCTCAGATCCGACAGGCCGAAGCAAAGCGAAATCAGGCCGACCAGATGTTGAACCAGGCCCGAAACGATATTATACTGGAATCCAGGGTGGCATTTTCCGAGTATGAAACCGCCCAAAAAACGTTGATCAACCTGGCGGATGAACTGACATCTGCCCGGGAAAATTATCAGGCCGTTCAGATGCAGTACCAGTACGGCATGGCGGATATCGTTGATATGATGGATGCAAACACCCTTTTGGTACAATCCGAACGCCGGATATCCAATGCCCGGTATGCCCTGTATCAGACCATGTACCGGTTGTTTTATACCCAGGGAAAGTTGCCGGCTCACGTGCTTGAATGA
- a CDS encoding phosphoribosylaminoimidazolesuccinocarboxamide synthase, with the protein MTVIPETQFKDLPLKRQGKVRDIFDFGDMLLLVTTDRLSAFDVVLPDPIPDKGKVLNQISVFWFEKMADLVGNHLVTTDVNAYPAPCLPYKDVLDKRSMLVKKADPLPVECIVRGYITGSGWHGYQTTGHVCGIQLPQGLKESDKLSTPLYTPSTKAEVGDHDINISFEQTVDILGKETAEKIRDLSLEIYNKGASMALEKGIIIADTKFEFGVLDGEIILIDEVLTPDSSRFWPLDDYAPGRSQKSFDKQTVRDWLVNSGWDKTPPGPKLPKEVIENTAQTYKDIYARLTGDRL; encoded by the coding sequence ATGACGGTCATCCCTGAAACACAATTCAAAGACCTGCCATTAAAGCGCCAGGGCAAGGTCAGGGATATTTTTGATTTCGGAGATATGCTGCTGCTGGTCACCACGGACCGGCTGTCCGCTTTTGACGTGGTCCTGCCGGATCCCATTCCGGACAAGGGCAAGGTGCTGAACCAGATCAGTGTGTTCTGGTTTGAAAAAATGGCGGATCTGGTGGGAAACCATCTGGTGACCACGGATGTGAACGCCTATCCCGCTCCCTGTCTTCCCTACAAAGACGTCTTGGACAAACGCAGCATGCTGGTGAAAAAAGCAGACCCTTTGCCGGTGGAATGTATTGTCAGAGGCTACATCACCGGATCCGGATGGCATGGATATCAGACCACCGGACATGTATGCGGCATTCAGCTGCCCCAAGGTCTCAAAGAATCGGATAAACTGTCAACCCCTTTGTATACCCCGTCCACCAAGGCGGAAGTCGGGGATCATGATATCAACATCTCCTTTGAACAGACCGTGGATATTCTGGGTAAGGAAACCGCTGAAAAAATCAGGGATCTGAGCCTGGAAATTTACAACAAAGGGGCATCCATGGCCCTGGAGAAAGGCATTATCATTGCAGACACCAAATTTGAATTCGGTGTGCTGGACGGTGAAATCATTCTCATTGACGAGGTGCTCACACCGGATTCCTCCCGGTTCTGGCCCCTGGACGACTATGCCCCGGGACGCAGCCAGAAAAGTTTTGACAAACAGACCGTCCGGGACTGGCTGGTCAATTCCGGATGGGACAAAACACCGCCGGGCCCCAAACTGCCCAAAGAAGTCATTGAAAATACGGCACAAACCTACAAAGACATCTACGCGAGATTAACCGGTGACCGGCTCTAA
- the fusA gene encoding elongation factor G has translation MSEDIKTMRNVAFAGHGGAGKTTLAEAMLFKLGMTTRLGKVEEGNTVMDFQPEEIKKQQSINTSFIKYTHNKHIVTLMDTPGDQNFFSSAKTCFPVADAMVFVIDGVGGPSAMTEEAAASALEYNLPGLVIVNKLDRERSDFATCLDACNVSLKKKIIPICYPIGSEAGFKGLVNIITNKAYEYDADGKATQIDIPSDMADDMAVVKEEFIENIAELNDDLLEKYLEGEELSEEEIKTAFRKGVSDAQFYPAICTSAVKMIGIDIVLDFINTYMPSPLDRGDWIAKDSDGQDVTVSPDPDAEFCGVVFNTIVDPYAGRLSLFRVISGTLGKEGNFLNVTKDTKERYSQLLEIAGKEQKTITSAVPGSIVAVAKLKSTLTGDTLTGGKQIQIPAPAPMPPVISFAISPKSKNDEDKIHEAIRKILQEDSGLELKRDEETRQTILSGRGLVHIEVTADKILRKFKVAMDINTPKVAYRETFKKKIRVQGKHKKQSGGHGQYGDCWIVLEPLPRGTGYEFVDKIVGGVIPRNYIPAVEAGIRESSKYGILAGFPCVDFRTTLDFGSYHSVDSSEMAFKTAGSIAFKAAAKDAKPVLLEPIMKVSVKVPDANTGDIMGDLNSRRGRVLGMDSEDDKQIINALVPMSEMLRYAPDLSSMTGGRGTFTMEFAQYDEVPSDLAQKIIDQVNAEKETS, from the coding sequence ATGAGCGAAGACATCAAAACCATGAGAAATGTGGCTTTTGCAGGCCATGGAGGTGCGGGCAAGACAACTCTTGCTGAGGCTATGCTTTTCAAACTGGGCATGACCACCCGGCTGGGCAAGGTGGAAGAAGGCAACACGGTCATGGATTTTCAGCCCGAAGAAATCAAAAAACAGCAGAGCATCAACACCTCTTTTATCAAATACACCCACAACAAACACATTGTTACATTGATGGATACCCCGGGTGATCAGAATTTTTTCTCATCGGCCAAAACCTGTTTTCCTGTGGCCGATGCCATGGTCTTTGTCATTGACGGTGTGGGGGGGCCTTCCGCCATGACTGAAGAGGCGGCAGCCTCAGCTCTGGAATACAATTTGCCCGGACTGGTCATTGTCAACAAACTGGATCGGGAACGATCTGATTTTGCCACCTGTCTGGATGCCTGCAACGTTTCGTTGAAAAAGAAAATCATTCCTATCTGTTATCCCATCGGCTCGGAAGCCGGATTCAAGGGACTGGTCAACATTATCACCAACAAAGCGTATGAATATGATGCCGACGGCAAAGCCACTCAGATCGATATTCCTTCGGATATGGCTGATGATATGGCTGTTGTCAAAGAAGAGTTCATAGAAAATATCGCGGAACTCAATGATGACCTTTTGGAAAAATACCTGGAAGGTGAGGAACTGTCTGAAGAAGAAATCAAAACCGCTTTCCGGAAAGGGGTTTCCGATGCCCAGTTCTATCCCGCCATTTGTACCTCAGCCGTGAAAATGATCGGCATCGACATTGTACTGGATTTCATCAATACCTATATGCCCTCTCCCCTGGACCGAGGCGACTGGATCGCCAAAGACAGTGACGGACAGGATGTTACAGTGTCTCCGGATCCGGATGCGGAATTCTGCGGAGTTGTTTTCAATACCATAGTGGATCCTTATGCCGGCCGTCTGTCCCTGTTCCGGGTTATTTCCGGCACCCTGGGCAAAGAAGGCAATTTTCTGAATGTGACCAAAGATACCAAGGAGCGGTATTCCCAGCTGCTGGAAATCGCGGGCAAAGAGCAGAAAACCATTACATCGGCGGTGCCTGGGTCCATTGTGGCAGTGGCCAAGCTGAAATCCACTTTAACCGGCGATACCCTGACCGGGGGAAAACAGATTCAGATTCCGGCCCCGGCCCCCATGCCGCCGGTCATTTCCTTTGCCATTTCTCCCAAATCCAAAAACGATGAAGACAAGATCCACGAGGCCATTCGAAAAATTCTTCAGGAAGACTCGGGTCTTGAACTCAAGCGGGATGAAGAAACCCGGCAGACCATTCTGTCCGGCAGAGGCCTGGTACACATCGAAGTGACTGCGGACAAAATTTTGCGCAAATTCAAGGTGGCCATGGATATCAACACGCCCAAGGTGGCATATCGGGAAACGTTCAAGAAAAAAATCCGGGTCCAGGGAAAACACAAGAAACAATCGGGTGGTCATGGTCAGTACGGGGATTGCTGGATTGTTCTGGAGCCGCTGCCCCGGGGGACCGGTTATGAGTTTGTGGACAAAATCGTGGGCGGTGTGATTCCCAGAAATTATATCCCCGCAGTCGAAGCCGGTATCAGAGAAAGCTCCAAATACGGGATTCTGGCAGGTTTCCCCTGTGTGGATTTCCGCACCACCCTGGATTTTGGATCTTATCACTCGGTGGACTCTTCGGAAATGGCCTTTAAAACAGCCGGTTCCATTGCGTTCAAAGCAGCGGCCAAAGATGCCAAACCCGTGCTGCTGGAACCGATCATGAAGGTATCGGTCAAAGTGCCGGATGCCAACACCGGTGATATCATGGGGGATCTCAACTCCCGCCGGGGCCGGGTGCTGGGCATGGATTCCGAAGATGACAAACAGATTATCAATGCACTGGTCCCCATGTCGGAAATGCTCAGATATGCCCCGGATTTGAGTTCCATGACCGGTGGCCGGGGAACGTTCACTATGGAATTCGCCCAGTATGACGAAGTACCGTCTGATCTGGCCCAGAAAATCATTGATCAGGTCAATGCAGAAAAAGAAACCAGCTGA
- a CDS encoding TlyA family RNA methyltransferase encodes MAADRKIDRIRLDQLLVDNGLVGSRTRARAVIMAGKVLVNDQPCDKPGSRVDSRADIRLKIPDHPYVSRGGLKLEKALTTFSVDVTDNVCLDIGASTGGFTDCLLRFGARQVYAVDVGYGQLAWSLRSDTRVTVIERTNIRYMPWETIGRPVDLVVADTSFISLKTVIPAAEKFMGDDTRVIALIKPQFEAGKQHIGKGGVVKDLKIKEQVVADISQFFSDRGYAVQGVVPSPVPGPKGNTEFLISLIFQMH; translated from the coding sequence ATGGCAGCAGATAGAAAAATCGATCGAATCCGCCTGGACCAGCTGCTGGTGGACAACGGGCTGGTGGGCTCCAGAACCCGGGCCAGGGCCGTGATCATGGCCGGAAAGGTTCTGGTGAATGATCAGCCGTGTGACAAACCCGGATCCCGGGTGGATTCCCGGGCTGACATCCGCTTGAAAATCCCGGATCATCCCTATGTCAGCCGGGGGGGACTGAAACTGGAAAAAGCGTTGACCACATTTTCTGTGGATGTCACAGACAACGTCTGTCTGGATATCGGGGCATCCACGGGTGGGTTCACCGACTGCCTGCTCCGGTTCGGGGCCAGGCAGGTATATGCCGTGGATGTGGGGTATGGACAACTGGCCTGGTCTTTGCGCAGTGATACCCGGGTGACTGTCATTGAACGCACCAATATCCGGTACATGCCTTGGGAAACCATCGGCCGGCCGGTGGACCTGGTGGTGGCGGACACATCGTTTATCTCTTTGAAAACCGTGATCCCGGCGGCGGAGAAATTCATGGGGGATGACACCCGGGTGATTGCCCTGATCAAACCCCAGTTTGAAGCAGGAAAACAACATATCGGCAAGGGGGGTGTTGTCAAGGATTTGAAAATCAAGGAACAGGTGGTGGCGGATATCTCACAGTTCTTTTCAGACCGGGGATATGCGGTGCAGGGTGTGGTCCCCTCCCCTGTTCCGGGACCGAAAGGAAATACCGAATTTTTGATTTCCTTGATTTTCCAAATGCATTGA